A part of Planktothrix tepida PCC 9214 genomic DNA contains:
- a CDS encoding BRO family protein, with amino-acid sequence DLLKQRHLAEHQYIAVLHRDATYPGGSMRPHVHLVINLVNSTGEVANVWWDYPKTEKVLRHLEKCYGLTSVPCSWEVAKRSNSKGQIQRLARETAEFLAVDHPRIQKPQPSVRQLLQQAVDKAVVNSTSIGELTKALQSRGVVSNLTSQGIRYELNGIHFAGYQLGESYTLKVIELQLRLQQKRKAQQQWEQRLTALHSESSPSLSSQASLPQSVLAQRDKEKDKLKLPPYSLSRSPGIFETEQQEYEKRMSQLQQRINFVASRVAYSLITANTTQDSVSTPNATYTMTWDDATKELRLYCSQPDDGDRLFPILLAEYDYGHQQWIGKGVVSHYLNESHLTDWASFVTTPELLNLPHNRCSHPIMKAMESSVITTNQMTTNQTEQVLPLSSSQLQVQSPFDSIKHIDDQGCEYWLARELMELLGYKQYRRFADAIERAILSQENAGNSIREDFLPEVAKTSGRPQEDYKLSRYACYLVAMNGDPRKTEIAQAQAYFVVKTREAETIIPQQNDELEALRLQARIAEAQANAMRDQRLVLESGASIVSLHGAGMLALIQGRPEAVVRETEIQFESVVMNEDGKQLAVFRGKSLAQLGKELKFKTGKEFQKWLESCGKDHLICKAMRPVQTDYIPAEAIDQIRELWANRKGDRQLVIGE; translated from the coding sequence CATTAATTTAGTCAACAGTACAGGAGAAGTCGCTAATGTCTGGTGGGATTACCCCAAAACTGAGAAGGTACTGCGACATTTGGAGAAATGCTATGGTTTAACTTCTGTGCCTTGCTCTTGGGAAGTTGCTAAACGCAGTAATTCTAAAGGGCAAATTCAACGTTTAGCACGGGAAACGGCAGAATTTCTGGCTGTAGATCATCCTCGTATTCAAAAGCCTCAACCTTCTGTTCGGCAACTTCTTCAGCAGGCTGTTGATAAAGCTGTTGTGAATAGTACCTCCATTGGGGAACTAACAAAAGCCCTTCAGTCGAGGGGAGTTGTATCAAATCTGACTTCCCAGGGAATTCGATATGAACTGAATGGAATTCACTTTGCTGGCTATCAATTGGGTGAGAGTTATACATTAAAGGTAATTGAGCTACAACTTCGTCTCCAGCAAAAACGAAAAGCACAACAGCAATGGGAGCAGAGACTAACTGCTCTTCACTCGGAGTCTTCCCCGTCTTTAAGTTCTCAAGCCAGCTTACCTCAATCTGTATTGGCTCAAAGGGATAAGGAGAAGGACAAACTTAAACTGCCACCTTATAGTTTAAGTCGTTCTCCTGGCATCTTTGAGACTGAACAACAGGAATATGAGAAACGAATGAGTCAGCTACAGCAACGCATCAATTTTGTAGCTTCTAGGGTCGCTTACTCTCTAATTACAGCTAACACAACCCAGGATTCTGTTTCAACCCCCAACGCTACTTATACGATGACTTGGGATGATGCCACCAAAGAACTTAGGCTTTATTGTAGTCAACCGGATGATGGCGATCGCTTGTTTCCTATTCTCTTGGCTGAATATGACTATGGCCATCAACAATGGATCGGGAAAGGAGTAGTTTCTCATTACCTCAATGAATCCCATTTAACAGATTGGGCATCGTTTGTGACTACTCCTGAATTGCTTAATCTCCCTCATAATCGCTGTTCTCACCCTATTATGAAGGCGATGGAAAGTTCTGTTATTACTACAAATCAAATGACGACAAATCAAACGGAACAAGTTTTGCCTTTGTCTTCATCTCAACTTCAGGTTCAATCGCCATTTGATTCTATCAAGCACATTGATGATCAAGGTTGTGAGTATTGGCTAGCGCGAGAGTTGATGGAGTTATTGGGATACAAGCAATATCGACGTTTTGCTGATGCTATTGAGCGTGCTATTTTATCCCAAGAAAACGCTGGAAACTCAATCAGAGAGGACTTTTTGCCGGAGGTGGCAAAAACTTCGGGTCGTCCTCAAGAAGATTACAAGCTATCTCGATATGCCTGCTATCTAGTAGCGATGAATGGTGATCCACGCAAAACGGAAATTGCTCAAGCTCAGGCTTACTTTGTCGTCAAAACCCGTGAAGCCGAAACTATTATCCCTCAACAAAACGATGAACTAGAGGCTCTCCGACTGCAAGCCCGAATTGCTGAAGCGCAAGCTAACGCTATGAGAGATCAGCGACTTGTTTTAGAATCCGGTGCCTCCATCGTCTCACTTCACGGGGCAGGAATGTTGGCACTCATCCAGGGTCGCCCTGAAGCAGTGGTGAGAGAAACCGAAATTCAATTTGAATCAGTTGTTATGAATGAAGACGGCAAGCAACTTGCTGTATTTCGTGGGAAATCTTTGGCTCAACTCGGCAAGGAACTAAAATTTAAAACCGGAAAGGAATTTCAAAAATGGCTGGAGTCCTGCGGAAAAGATCATCTTATTTGTAAAGCGATGCGTCCCGTTCAAACGGATTATATTCCGGCTGAGGCAATTGATCAGATTCGGGAATTATGGGCAAATCGAAAAGGCGATCGCCAATTAGTCATTGGTGAATAG